In Streptomyces canus, one DNA window encodes the following:
- a CDS encoding Ms4533A family Cys-rich leader peptide, producing the protein MWSSHAVESSAAIQLALIGVTPLCVADILCR; encoded by the coding sequence ATGTGGTCTAGTCATGCCGTCGAGAGCAGCGCCGCCATCCAGCTGGCGCTCATCGGTGTGACCCCGCTCTGCGTGGCCGACATTCTCTGTCGCTGA
- a CDS encoding ferritin-like fold-containing protein produces the protein MRFMTTSDKPDNASETPAEPTVEHTGVAAQDWTKAAADPQYRAAVVDLLGALAYGELAAFERLAEDAKLAPTLADKAELAKMASAEFHHYEKLRDRLTEIGEEPTLAMEPFVAALDGFHRQTAPSDWLEGLVKAYVGDSIASDFYREVAARLDTDSRELVLAVLDDTGHAGFAVEKVRAAIDADPRVGGRLALWARRLMGEALSQSQRVVADRDALSTMLVGGVADGFDLAEVGRMFSRITEAHTKRMAALGLAA, from the coding sequence GTGCGCTTCATGACGACCTCTGACAAGCCCGACAACGCCTCCGAGACCCCTGCCGAACCCACCGTCGAGCACACCGGTGTCGCCGCCCAGGACTGGACGAAGGCCGCCGCCGACCCGCAGTACCGAGCCGCGGTCGTCGACCTGCTCGGCGCGCTCGCGTACGGCGAACTGGCGGCCTTCGAGCGGCTCGCGGAGGACGCGAAGCTGGCGCCGACGCTGGCGGACAAGGCGGAGCTGGCGAAGATGGCGTCGGCCGAGTTCCACCACTACGAGAAGCTGCGCGACCGGCTGACGGAGATCGGCGAGGAGCCGACGCTCGCGATGGAGCCGTTCGTCGCGGCACTCGACGGCTTCCACCGGCAGACGGCGCCCTCGGACTGGCTGGAGGGGCTCGTCAAGGCGTACGTCGGCGACTCGATCGCCAGTGACTTCTACCGGGAGGTCGCGGCGCGGCTCGACACGGACTCGCGCGAGCTCGTCCTGGCCGTCCTCGACGACACCGGACACGCCGGGTTCGCCGTCGAGAAGGTGCGGGCGGCGATCGACGCGGACCCGCGGGTGGGCGGCCGACTGGCCCTGTGGGCGCGGCGGTTGATGGGGGAGGCGCTGTCGCAGTCGCAGCGGGTCGTCGCCGACCGGGACGCGTTGTCGACGATGCTCGTGGGCGGGGTCGCCGACGGGTTCGATCTCGCCGAGGTGGGGCGGATGTTCTCGCGGATCACCGAGGCGCACACGAAGCGGATGGCTGCGCTGGGCCTGGCGGCCTAG
- a CDS encoding NYN domain-containing protein, whose protein sequence is MNDDLAPLSARIDRTNELLTRMLAEVAKTPSTHAIFVDAGYLYAAAGRLVAGTEDRRAVDLDAEGLIEALIDRARTIFADSRLLRVYWYDGARRRIHTSEQQSIAELPDVKVRLGNLNANNQQKGVDSLIRSDLESLARHRAISDAALLGGDEDLVSAVEAAQGYGARVHLWGIEAPEGRNQAEPLLWEVDSQRTLDLDFFKPYVSRRAAVPYEATTTRPARDDVRFVGAQIAAKWLAERGRAALQELLPGHPYLPGSVDQDLLVEAEGLLQYSLRGQADLRRALRDGFWEHLQGQY, encoded by the coding sequence ATGAACGACGACCTGGCGCCCCTGAGCGCCCGCATCGACCGCACCAACGAGCTGCTCACGCGCATGCTCGCCGAGGTCGCGAAGACGCCCTCGACGCATGCGATCTTCGTCGACGCGGGATACCTCTACGCGGCCGCGGGACGACTCGTCGCCGGCACCGAGGACCGTCGCGCCGTCGACCTCGACGCCGAGGGCCTGATCGAGGCCCTCATCGACCGGGCCCGCACCATCTTCGCGGACAGCAGGCTGCTGAGGGTCTACTGGTACGACGGCGCGAGACGCCGTATCCACACCTCGGAACAGCAGTCCATCGCCGAACTCCCGGACGTGAAGGTCCGGTTGGGCAACCTCAATGCCAACAACCAGCAGAAGGGCGTCGACTCGCTGATCCGCTCCGACCTGGAGTCCCTGGCCCGGCACCGCGCGATCAGCGACGCGGCACTGCTGGGCGGAGACGAGGATCTGGTCTCGGCGGTCGAGGCGGCCCAGGGCTACGGTGCCCGCGTGCACCTGTGGGGCATCGAGGCACCGGAGGGCCGCAACCAGGCGGAACCGCTCCTCTGGGAGGTCGACAGCCAGCGCACCCTCGACCTCGACTTCTTCAAGCCGTACGTCTCCCGGCGGGCGGCCGTGCCCTACGAAGCGACAACCACCCGGCCCGCCCGCGACGACGTCCGTTTCGTGGGCGCGCAGATCGCCGCGAAGTGGCTTGCGGAGCGGGGGAGGGCGGCGCTGCAGGAGCTGCTGCCCGGCCATCCGTATCTGCCGGGCTCGGTGGACCAGGACCTGCTGGTGGAGGCGGAGGGGCTTCTCCAGTACTCACTGCGGGGGCAGGCGGATCTGCGTCGGGCACTGCGGGACGGGTTCTGGGAGCACTTGCAGGGGCAGTACTGA
- a CDS encoding MarC family protein yields MFDVAVFGSLFLTLFVIMDPPGITPIFLALTAGRPGKVQKRMAFQAVCVAGGVIAVFGLLGHQILNYLHVSVPALMIAGGLLLLLIALDLLTGKTDEPKQTKDVNVALVPLGMPLLAGPGAIVSVILAVQKAHSVATQVSVWTAILAIHVVLWLVMRYSLLIIRVIKDGGVVLVTRLAGMMLSAIAVQQIINGITQVVRGS; encoded by the coding sequence ATGTTCGACGTCGCCGTCTTCGGCTCGCTCTTCCTCACCCTGTTCGTCATCATGGATCCCCCCGGGATCACCCCGATCTTCCTCGCGCTGACCGCCGGCCGGCCCGGCAAGGTGCAGAAGCGGATGGCCTTCCAGGCCGTCTGTGTCGCGGGCGGTGTCATCGCCGTCTTCGGGCTCCTGGGCCACCAGATCCTGAACTACCTGCATGTCTCCGTGCCCGCGCTGATGATCGCGGGCGGGCTGCTGCTCCTGCTGATCGCGCTCGACCTGCTCACCGGCAAGACCGACGAGCCGAAGCAGACCAAGGACGTGAACGTGGCGCTCGTCCCCCTGGGCATGCCGCTGCTGGCGGGGCCGGGTGCGATCGTCTCCGTCATCCTCGCCGTGCAGAAGGCCCACAGCGTCGCCACGCAGGTCTCGGTGTGGACGGCGATCCTCGCCATCCATGTCGTGCTGTGGCTGGTGATGCGGTACTCGCTGCTGATCATCCGGGTCATCAAGGACGGCGGGGTCGTGCTGGTCACCCGGCTCGCGGGCATGATGCTCTCCGCGATCGCCGTCCAGCAGATCATCAACGGGATCACCCAGGTGGTCCGGGGCAGCTGA
- a CDS encoding alpha/beta fold hydrolase, whose amino-acid sequence MSTRAVFTPPPGARACPLRTARGEFAAVGSAVAPGVAEKGTALLLPGFTGSKEDFTLLHEPLTARGYRVVAVDGRGQFESDGPETDESAYARGELARDVLAQAAALDTPVHLVGHSLGGQIARAAVLLDHSPFLSFTLVSSGPAQISDSQQQRVKLLRDALGVMTMTEVWDAILAMGPPEEVGGPAKGIGDVEQLRRRWLGNKPAQLLATGRQLCTEPDLVGELAAVPLPFHVLSGSQDDTWPVPLLDDMAVRLGARRTVIPGAEHSPNTDQPLPTAHALADFWDGVGR is encoded by the coding sequence GTGAGCACCCGAGCCGTCTTCACCCCGCCCCCCGGCGCCCGTGCCTGCCCCCTGCGCACCGCTCGCGGTGAGTTCGCGGCCGTGGGCTCGGCCGTGGCCCCCGGGGTCGCCGAGAAGGGCACCGCGCTGTTGCTGCCCGGGTTCACGGGGAGCAAGGAGGACTTCACGCTGCTCCACGAGCCGCTCACGGCGCGCGGATACCGGGTCGTGGCCGTGGACGGGCGGGGACAGTTCGAGTCGGACGGGCCCGAGACCGACGAATCCGCTTACGCACGGGGTGAGTTGGCGCGGGACGTGCTCGCCCAGGCCGCCGCCCTCGACACACCCGTGCACCTGGTCGGGCATTCCCTGGGCGGTCAGATCGCGCGCGCTGCCGTACTGCTCGACCACTCTCCCTTCCTGTCGTTCACCCTCGTCTCCTCGGGCCCCGCTCAGATCTCCGACTCCCAGCAGCAGCGGGTGAAGCTGCTGCGGGACGCGCTCGGTGTGATGACGATGACCGAGGTGTGGGACGCGATCCTGGCCATGGGACCGCCCGAGGAGGTCGGCGGCCCCGCCAAGGGCATCGGGGACGTCGAACAGCTCCGTCGCCGCTGGCTGGGCAACAAGCCCGCCCAACTCCTCGCGACGGGACGCCAGTTGTGCACCGAGCCGGACCTGGTCGGCGAACTCGCCGCGGTCCCGCTGCCGTTCCACGTCCTGTCGGGATCGCAGGACGACACCTGGCCGGTGCCCCTCCTCGACGACATGGCCGTACGACTGGGTGCCCGCCGCACGGTGATCCCGGGAGCCGAACACTCCCCCAACACCGACCAGCCCCTCCCCACGGCCCACGCCCTGGCCGATTTCTGGGACGGCGTCGGCCGTTGA
- a CDS encoding PHP domain-containing protein — translation MRIDLHCHSTASDGTDTPAELVRNAAAAGLDVVALTDHDTTRGYGAAIAALPVGLTLVTGAELSCRIGGVSMHMLAYLFDPEEPALLAERELVRDDRVPRARGMVARLQELGVPVTWEQVARIAGDGSVGRPHVATALVELGVVRSVDDAFTDDWLADGGRAYVEKHETDPFEAIRLVKGAGGVTVLAHPGASKRGHTVPESAIAEMAAAGLDGIEVDHMDHDEDTRVRLRGLAKDLGLLTTGSSDYHGSRKTVALGEYTTDPEVYGEITRRATGAFPVPGAGGI, via the coding sequence GTGCGCATCGATCTGCACTGCCACTCCACGGCCTCCGACGGGACCGACACGCCCGCCGAGCTGGTGCGGAATGCCGCCGCCGCGGGGCTGGACGTCGTCGCCCTCACCGATCACGACACCACCCGTGGGTACGGCGCGGCCATTGCCGCGCTGCCCGTGGGACTGACCCTCGTCACCGGGGCCGAGCTGTCCTGCCGGATCGGCGGGGTGTCCATGCACATGCTGGCCTACCTCTTCGATCCCGAGGAGCCGGCGCTGCTCGCCGAGCGGGAGCTGGTGCGGGACGACCGGGTGCCCCGGGCGCGCGGGATGGTGGCCAGGCTTCAGGAACTGGGCGTGCCGGTCACCTGGGAGCAGGTGGCGCGGATCGCCGGTGACGGGTCCGTCGGGCGGCCGCATGTCGCCACCGCGCTCGTCGAGCTCGGGGTCGTCCGGAGCGTGGACGACGCCTTCACCGACGACTGGCTGGCCGACGGCGGGCGGGCCTACGTGGAGAAGCACGAGACCGACCCCTTCGAGGCGATCCGGCTGGTCAAGGGGGCCGGCGGGGTCACCGTGCTCGCCCACCCGGGCGCGAGCAAGCGCGGTCACACCGTCCCGGAGTCCGCGATCGCCGAGATGGCCGCCGCCGGACTCGACGGCATCGAGGTCGACCACATGGACCACGACGAGGACACGCGCGTACGACTGCGCGGGCTCGCCAAGGACCTGGGGCTGCTGACCACCGGCTCCAGCGACTACCACGGCAGCCGCAAGACGGTCGCCCTCGGCGAGTACACGACGGACCCCGAGGTGTACGGGGAGATCACGCGGCGGGCGACGGGTGCGTTCCCCGTCCCGGGGGCTGGCGGAATCTGA
- a CDS encoding alpha/beta hydrolase, which translates to MSSTEPPFVPPATVLPKVAPVRVGEGERIRSVGLPGITLTVRSRPPAREGLPPAVYVHGLGGSSQNWSALMEQLEGEVDGEAVDLPGFGDSPPPDDGNYSITGHARAVIRFLDASGRGPVHLFGNSLGGAVSTRVAAVRPDLVRTLTLVSPALPEIRVQRTAVPTGLLAVPGVAGLFTRYSKDWTAEQRVRGVTALCYGDPGRVTPEGFRYAVEEMERRLQLPYFWDAMTRSARGLVNAYTLGGQHALWRQAERVLAPTLLVYGGRDQLVGFRMAQKAARTFRDSRLLTLPEAGHVAMMEYPETVAGAFREFAADRATSDGSVGGSDRRDGSVGASGEGASGDRGDAATASGDGADATTVGS; encoded by the coding sequence ATGTCTTCGACCGAGCCGCCCTTCGTGCCGCCCGCCACCGTCCTTCCGAAGGTGGCGCCCGTCAGGGTCGGTGAGGGCGAGCGGATCAGGTCGGTCGGGCTGCCGGGGATCACTCTGACGGTGCGTTCGAGACCACCCGCGCGCGAGGGGCTGCCGCCCGCGGTGTACGTCCATGGCCTGGGCGGTTCCTCGCAGAACTGGTCGGCGCTGATGGAGCAGCTGGAGGGCGAGGTCGACGGCGAGGCCGTCGATCTGCCGGGCTTCGGTGACTCCCCGCCGCCGGACGACGGCAACTACTCGATCACCGGGCACGCGCGCGCGGTGATCCGCTTTCTCGACGCGTCCGGCCGCGGTCCCGTCCACCTCTTCGGGAACTCCCTCGGCGGCGCGGTCTCCACGCGCGTGGCAGCGGTGCGGCCCGACCTGGTGCGTACCCTCACCCTCGTTTCGCCGGCCCTCCCGGAGATCCGCGTCCAGCGCACCGCCGTGCCCACGGGGCTTCTGGCGGTGCCCGGCGTGGCCGGTCTGTTCACCCGGTACAGCAAGGACTGGACGGCCGAGCAGCGCGTCCGCGGGGTCACGGCCCTGTGCTACGGCGACCCCGGGCGGGTCACTCCGGAGGGCTTCCGGTACGCGGTGGAGGAGATGGAGCGGCGGCTGCAACTGCCGTACTTCTGGGACGCGATGACGCGTTCCGCGCGCGGGCTGGTGAACGCGTACACACTGGGCGGCCAGCACGCGCTGTGGCGCCAGGCCGAGCGTGTTCTCGCGCCCACGCTCCTCGTCTACGGCGGCCGTGACCAGCTCGTCGGCTTCCGCATGGCCCAGAAGGCGGCCCGAACCTTCCGTGACTCCCGACTGCTGACCCTGCCGGAGGCGGGGCACGTGGCGATGATGGAGTACCCGGAGACGGTGGCGGGGGCGTTCCGGGAGTTCGCCGCGGACAGGGCGACTTCTGACGGTTCCGTGGGAGGCTCTGACAGGCGAGACGGCTCCGTGGGCGCCTCCGGTGAGGGGGCCTCGGGTGACAGGGGCGATGCCGCGACGGCTTCCGGTGACGGGGCCGACGCCACGACTGTGGGGAGCTGA
- a CDS encoding DEAD/DEAH box helicase, with amino-acid sequence MTLPVALSGSDVIGQAKTGTGKTLGFGLPLLERVTVPADVEAGRAKPEDLTDAPQALVVVPTRELCTQVTNDLLTAGKVRNVRVLAIYGGRAYEPQVEALKKGVDVVVGTPGRLLDLAGQKKLNLGHIKALVLDEADEMLDLGFLPDVEKIINMLPARRQTMLFSATMPGAVIGLARRYMSQPTHINATSPDDAGRTVANTKQHVYRAHNMDKPEMVARILQADGRGLVMVFCRTKRTAADLADQLQQRGFAAGAVHGDLGQGAREQALRAFRNGKVDVLVCTDVAARGIDVEGVTHVINYQSPEEEKTYLHRIGRTGRAGAKGIAITLVDWDDIPRWQLINKALELNFNDPPETYSTSPHFYEELSIPAGTKGVLPRAERTRAGLGAEELEDLGETGGRGARGRGDRDRDRGRGRGGRDESRSADRERAERTPRRRRRTRGGTSPDVAAPAEAVTPSETTAVEDATATRTPRRRRRTRGGASDSAPATAVAAVEPAVSEAAESAVTAAEGPSLDTETPAKPRRRRTRRSAETPAAVETVVETTPVTEAAPVTEAAPEAPATKPRRTRKTAAAAPAAEAAVDTAEATEAKPRRTRKAAAAPAAETAVDTAEGTATKPRRTRKTTTATPEATADTAETAEVKPRRTRKTVATATTAAESAVDTAEATEAKPRRTRKAAAATPAADAALDTAEATEAKPRRTRKTTAAAPAAEAAVDTAEATEAKPRRRTRKVAEPAVTADIPAQAVQEPEAVEVANPRRTRKTASSAKAAETAVDTAEGTATKPRRTRKTATATPEATADTAETAEVKPRRTRKTAATAEVVADSAEAKPRRRTTRKAAEPAVTADIPAQADQEPKVAAPRRRTRKTAAAEPADS; translated from the coding sequence ATGACGCTCCCGGTCGCCCTCTCCGGCTCCGACGTCATCGGCCAGGCCAAGACCGGCACCGGCAAGACGCTGGGCTTCGGCCTTCCGCTCCTCGAGCGCGTCACCGTCCCCGCCGACGTCGAAGCAGGCCGCGCCAAGCCCGAGGACCTCACCGACGCCCCGCAGGCGCTCGTCGTCGTCCCCACGCGCGAGCTGTGCACCCAGGTCACCAACGACCTGCTGACCGCGGGCAAGGTACGCAACGTCCGCGTCCTCGCCATCTACGGCGGCCGCGCCTACGAGCCCCAGGTCGAGGCCCTCAAGAAGGGCGTCGACGTCGTCGTCGGCACCCCGGGCCGACTGCTGGACCTCGCGGGCCAGAAGAAGCTCAACCTCGGCCACATCAAGGCGCTCGTCCTCGACGAGGCCGACGAGATGCTCGACCTCGGCTTCCTGCCCGACGTCGAGAAGATCATCAACATGCTGCCGGCCCGCCGCCAGACGATGCTGTTCTCGGCCACCATGCCGGGCGCGGTCATCGGTCTCGCGCGCCGCTACATGTCGCAGCCCACGCACATCAACGCCACCTCGCCCGACGACGCGGGCAGGACGGTCGCGAACACCAAGCAGCACGTGTACCGCGCGCACAACATGGACAAGCCCGAGATGGTCGCGCGCATACTGCAGGCCGACGGCCGGGGACTGGTCATGGTCTTCTGCCGCACCAAGCGCACCGCGGCCGACCTGGCCGACCAGCTGCAGCAGCGCGGCTTCGCCGCCGGCGCGGTCCACGGCGACCTGGGTCAGGGCGCCCGTGAGCAGGCGCTGCGCGCCTTCCGCAACGGCAAGGTGGACGTCCTGGTCTGCACCGACGTCGCCGCCCGCGGCATCGACGTCGAGGGCGTCACGCACGTCATCAACTACCAGTCTCCCGAAGAGGAGAAGACGTACCTGCACCGCATCGGCCGTACCGGCCGCGCGGGTGCCAAGGGCATCGCGATCACCCTCGTCGACTGGGACGACATCCCGCGCTGGCAGCTGATCAACAAGGCGCTCGAGCTCAACTTCAACGATCCGCCGGAGACGTACTCCACCTCCCCGCACTTCTACGAGGAGTTGAGCATCCCCGCGGGCACCAAGGGTGTCCTGCCGCGGGCCGAGCGCACGCGCGCCGGGCTCGGGGCGGAGGAGCTGGAGGACCTGGGCGAGACGGGTGGCCGTGGCGCACGCGGTCGCGGTGACCGGGACCGGGACCGGGGTCGCGGGCGTGGGGGCCGGGACGAGTCCCGCTCCGCCGACCGCGAGCGTGCGGAGCGTACGCCGCGCCGTCGCCGTCGTACCCGTGGTGGGACCTCGCCGGACGTGGCGGCCCCCGCCGAGGCGGTCACCCCGTCGGAGACCACCGCGGTCGAGGACGCCACCGCGACCCGCACCCCGCGCCGTCGTCGCCGCACCCGCGGCGGGGCGTCCGACTCGGCGCCGGCCACGGCAGTGGCGGCGGTCGAGCCGGCCGTGTCCGAGGCCGCGGAGTCCGCCGTCACGGCGGCGGAGGGCCCGTCCCTCGACACCGAGACCCCGGCCAAGCCGCGCCGCCGCCGGACCCGCAGGTCCGCGGAGACGCCGGCCGCCGTGGAGACGGTCGTCGAGACCACGCCGGTCACGGAGGCCGCTCCGGTCACCGAGGCCGCTCCGGAGGCTCCGGCCACGAAGCCGCGCCGTACGCGCAAGACGGCGGCTGCGGCTCCGGCCGCGGAAGCCGCCGTGGACACGGCCGAAGCCACCGAGGCCAAGCCGCGCCGCACCCGCAAGGCAGCCGCCGCTCCCGCCGCCGAGACGGCGGTGGACACCGCGGAAGGCACGGCCACCAAGCCGCGCCGCACCCGCAAGACCACGACCGCGACGCCGGAGGCCACCGCCGACACGGCGGAGACCGCGGAGGTCAAGCCGCGCCGCACCCGCAAGACCGTAGCCACGGCTACGACCGCGGCCGAGTCCGCGGTGGACACGGCCGAAGCCACCGAGGCCAAGCCGCGCCGCACCCGCAAGGCAGCAGCCGCCACCCCGGCCGCAGACGCCGCCCTGGACACGGCCGAAGCCACCGAGGCCAAGCCGCGCCGCACGCGCAAGACCACGGCTGCGGCTCCGGCCGCAGAAGCCGCCGTGGACACGGCGGAGGCGACGGAAGCCAAGCCGCGCCGGCGTACCCGCAAGGTCGCCGAGCCCGCTGTGACCGCCGACATCCCGGCCCAGGCGGTTCAGGAGCCGGAGGCGGTCGAGGTGGCCAACCCGCGGCGGACGCGAAAGACGGCGAGCTCGGCGAAGGCGGCCGAGACGGCAGTGGACACCGCGGAAGGCACGGCCACCAAGCCGCGCCGCACCCGCAAGACCGCGACCGCGACGCCGGAGGCCACCGCCGACACGGCGGAGACCGCGGAGGTCAAGCCGCGCCGCACCCGCAAGACCGCGGCCACCGCCGAGGTCGTCGCGGACTCGGCCGAGGCCAAGCCCCGTCGGCGTACCACCCGCAAGGCCGCCGAGCCTGCGGTGACCGCCGACATCCCGGCCCAGGCGGACCAGGAGCCGAAGGTTGCCGCACCGCGACGCCGGACCCGCAAGACGGCCGCCGCGGAGCCCGCGGACAGCTGA
- a CDS encoding DUF3107 domain-containing protein codes for MEVKIGVQHAPREIVLESGQSAEDVERAVAEALSGKSQLLSLVDEHGRKVLVPADRLAYVELGEPAPRKVGFGAL; via the coding sequence GTGGAGGTCAAGATCGGCGTGCAGCACGCGCCCCGCGAGATCGTTCTGGAGAGCGGTCAGAGCGCCGAGGATGTCGAGCGGGCGGTGGCGGAGGCCCTGTCCGGCAAGTCTCAGCTGCTGAGTCTCGTGGACGAGCACGGCCGCAAGGTCCTCGTCCCGGCCGACCGTCTGGCGTACGTCGAGCTCGGTGAGCCGGCTCCGCGCAAGGTGGGCTTCGGCGCGCTGTAG
- a CDS encoding TetR/AcrR family transcriptional regulator: MTAIEQTEAARPRGTRLPRRARRNQLLGAAQEVFVAQGYHAAAMDDIAERAGVSKPVLYQHFPGKLDLYLALLDQHCESLILAVRTALASTTDNKQRVRATMDAYFAYVEDDGGAFRLVFESDLTNEPAVRERVDKVTVECAEAISEVIAEDTGLSRAESMLLASGLGGLAQVVARSWLHSDRSVPRDQAVQLLTSLAWRGIAGFPLHGTENH; this comes from the coding sequence GTGACAGCCATCGAGCAGACAGAGGCGGCACGCCCGCGCGGGACGCGCCTGCCGCGCCGTGCCCGACGGAACCAGCTGCTGGGCGCCGCGCAGGAAGTCTTCGTGGCACAGGGCTACCACGCGGCCGCGATGGACGACATCGCCGAGCGCGCCGGCGTCAGCAAGCCGGTGCTCTACCAGCACTTCCCGGGCAAGCTCGACCTCTATCTCGCGCTGCTGGACCAGCACTGCGAGTCCCTGATCCTGGCGGTACGCACCGCGCTCGCGTCGACGACCGACAACAAGCAGCGCGTTCGGGCGACCATGGACGCCTATTTCGCGTACGTCGAGGACGACGGCGGTGCCTTCCGCCTGGTCTTCGAGTCGGACCTGACGAACGAGCCCGCGGTGCGCGAGCGCGTCGACAAGGTCACCGTCGAGTGCGCCGAGGCGATCTCCGAGGTCATCGCGGAGGACACCGGCCTCTCACGCGCGGAGTCCATGCTGCTCGCCTCGGGCCTCGGTGGCCTCGCCCAGGTGGTGGCCCGGTCCTGGCTGCACAGCGACCGCAGCGTCCCGCGCGACCAGGCGGTGCAGCTGCTGACGTCACTGGCGTGGCGGGGCATCGCCGGATTCCCGCTGCACGGCACGGAGAACCACTGA
- a CDS encoding DUF3152 domain-containing protein has translation MPDGTPARGVPRVSDGPSGQGVRRFPDGTPPHGFPRLPDGTPAHGVPRARGGHPEQRESGGGWGESRGRGPDGYAAAGPGAALPRQRQGPSGSRSEPRQDYLDAFTDEVDVFAPGGPRGPRGPVSANRPVTGARAPSAAHPSDPYGSVTDRPDATDNDTDTDEDARPGDAPPADAPPAKGGKGRAFTGIAAAAVVTVLAVVVAGQVTEGRDTAVGTRSATDQARDARDSATGADGQPTPSSSAGVTTLTYEQAMGTKYPLSAKLDGSGKFDAIQGGDKAPGKGQKYTYRVDVERGLGLDGELFAEAVQKTLNDDRSWAHGGARTFERVYSGKPDFVITLASPGTTADWCAKSGLDTTEDNVSCDSAATERVMINAYRWAQGSSTYGDQIHAYRQMLINHEVGHRLGYSHVTCDKNGELAPVMQQQTKFLDHDGIHCRANPWPYPGS, from the coding sequence CTGCCCGACGGCACGCCCGCGCGCGGGGTCCCTCGTGTGTCCGACGGTCCGTCCGGCCAAGGGGTGCGGCGGTTCCCGGACGGGACGCCCCCGCACGGGTTCCCGCGGCTGCCCGACGGCACCCCGGCCCATGGCGTCCCCCGGGCCCGTGGTGGCCATCCCGAGCAGCGTGAATCCGGGGGCGGCTGGGGGGAGTCGAGGGGTCGAGGGCCGGACGGGTACGCCGCCGCCGGACCGGGAGCCGCTCTTCCGCGGCAGCGTCAGGGCCCGTCGGGATCGCGGTCGGAGCCACGACAGGATTACCTCGACGCGTTCACCGACGAGGTCGACGTCTTCGCGCCCGGCGGCCCTCGTGGGCCTCGCGGCCCGGTTTCCGCGAACCGTCCCGTCACGGGAGCCCGCGCGCCCTCCGCCGCGCACCCCTCCGACCCGTACGGCTCGGTCACCGACCGGCCCGACGCCACCGACAACGACACGGACACCGACGAGGACGCCCGCCCCGGCGACGCGCCGCCGGCCGACGCGCCGCCCGCCAAGGGCGGCAAGGGACGGGCGTTCACCGGCATCGCGGCCGCCGCCGTCGTCACCGTGCTCGCCGTCGTCGTGGCAGGACAGGTCACCGAGGGGCGCGACACCGCCGTGGGTACGCGGTCCGCTACCGACCAGGCCCGGGACGCCCGCGACTCCGCCACGGGCGCGGACGGGCAGCCGACGCCGTCCTCCTCGGCCGGCGTGACGACGCTGACGTATGAACAGGCGATGGGCACCAAGTACCCGCTCAGCGCCAAGCTCGACGGCTCGGGGAAGTTCGACGCGATCCAGGGGGGCGACAAGGCGCCCGGCAAGGGACAGAAGTACACCTACCGCGTGGACGTGGAGCGGGGTCTGGGACTCGACGGCGAACTCTTCGCCGAGGCCGTGCAGAAGACGCTCAACGACGACCGCAGCTGGGCCCACGGCGGCGCCCGGACCTTCGAGCGCGTCTACTCGGGCAAGCCCGATTTCGTGATCACGCTCGCCAGTCCCGGCACCACGGCCGACTGGTGCGCCAAGTCCGGCCTCGACACCACCGAGGACAACGTCTCGTGCGACTCGGCCGCCACCGAACGCGTGATGATCAACGCGTATCGATGGGCGCAGGGATCAAGCACATACGGTGATCAGATCCATGCCTACCGTCAAATGTTGATCAACCATGAAGTCGGTCACCGCCTCGGCTACTCCCATGTCACCTGCGACAAGAACGGCGAGCTCGCGCCGGTGATGCAGCAGCAGACCAAGTTCCTCGACCACGACGGTATCCACTGCCGGGCCAACCCCTGGCCGTACCCCGGGAGTTGA